The region CCTGCAGAAACCCCCTTATCATAGCAGCCTGTGTCACACAACAATTATTGTTCAGCTACATTATCTGCAAACTTAAACTGCCACAGTGATTACTCTCTGCTGACTCGCCAGAGGATGGAGCTGTTGACTTGTATTTTTCAGGAAAGAAATGAAGTAAAGCAGTGATGATAAGATTAATAGTGGTGTAGTTAAATCAACCTTTGTCAAGTCCCAGACCAGGACTAGTGGACAGGACTGTGGATTCAACTCTTCCTCAACTCAACTCttcctcaatttatgttgtgataggtAATAGGAAAAGAATGGTGAATAAGCACTTAACTGCAAACTTAGCAAATTTAGCATCCATTCCTCGTCAGCTACAGCctgtcccaaaaaatgaaaacacactaacactagccTTACTAAACATCaggtctttggcaggaaaatcctttttaatcaatgattttattatcaaacacaatctagattttatgtttttaactgaaacctggttagacCATAACAACAGCGCTGCTGTTCTCATCGAGTCTGCTCcccctaacttcagttttatgagcgagaatagagtgaataagaaaggaGGTGGAGTCGCCATTTTGCTTAATGACTCATTCCACTGTACGCAaatatgttatggaaattttgcttcttttgaatatgttgctCTTCAATTAAGATCTTCCCCTCAAGCGAtgtttctaaatatctacaggccacctaaatattgtgcaaccttcattgatgacttcactgaactTCTGTCTATAATCTGttttaactttgattgtgtaatcattgcgggtgattttaacattcatgttgacaacccccaTGACAGGGGgaccaaagaactgtgttgtgtttttgagaactatggctgactcagcatgtgacagagcCCACCCACAATAAGGGACACACTCTGGACTTGATTGTCTCAAAGGGTCTGAAtatttccaaggttgtggtgactgacgttgctctctctgatcattcctgtgttttctttaacggcactatctctgtgcccaaaagtgtccaaacaaagattatcagaaaacggtatattactggaaaaaaacagtgaaacctttattcagcttttctcctccataCCAGCCCTCTCTGGGCTCTCAGTCAGTGAGCTTGTAGacaatttcaactgtaaaattacaaatgttattgatgccattgctcccactaaggtcaaagttgtctctggtaagaaaagatctccatggagaaataacctactggtgagaacagaaaaaagagagtgttGGAAAGTTGAACGAAGGTggcgaaaaacaaatctcctggtccattataacacctataaagagagactctgcatttataatttggaactgaggaatgcaagaaggtccttcttctctgatattatctctagaaacaataataattcaNNNNNNNNNNNNNNNNNNNNNNNNNNNNNNNNNNNNNNNNNNNNNNNNNNNNNNNNNNNNNNNNNNNNNNNNNNNNNNNNNNNNNNNNNNNNNNNNNNNNtgattttgtgtaaagcactttgaattgccctgttgctgaaatgtgctatacaaataaagctgccttgccttgcctagtCAGGGCCGAGTATAGAGTCTTCTTCAAGACCACTTAGTTACCTTTCATAATGTATGTTATGCAACAGACGCtatctcttttattttaagataataaatttgcattttttttgtaatgatccAAAAGCAAGTGCAAAGTAAAAACACTGTAGGATCAATTTAGTCCATAGATAGGTGTCAAATGTGtccttaaaaaaattaaaattttccCATTCTTTAACTTGTCACGTGTCTTGAAGAATCCACAGTACAAAGTGCTCAgtgacattgtgtctgtggctaaaatcaaaaaaagctTGGCTTATTTGAAATTTCCTTGGGTACGTACGGTATATCAAATGTAGCCAATCACACTCATCCCAGAGCTGAGAAATATAGTAAACCcaaaagtaaatgaaagagcAAAACACTCCAATGGGGTTATTGACCGCTACCATGGAAAGTgttttttcacttcatcaaaggACCAAAAATGTAGTCTACTTAGCAAAATTGTGATAAGTTACACAGTAATCTCTATTCTTCTTTCTGAGGAGGACTAGACTCTCCTTTGAGTCACCTGCCTGCCATAACTCGAACTCTTGCAGCTatacttcctctttctttgtccaGTAATTAAACAGAAATCTATCAGAACAAATGTATGTACTGAACAGTAGAAACACAAGGTGTGACAACAAACTGACACCAGACAAAGGGGTGAACTCATACTAAATACACAATGCAACGAGGGCTGTAACATAGACAGGTGACCTGATGAACAGCTGGAACTCATCAAGCTGACCAGACAATTACAAAGGCcagaacaaacacaaggaaggaATTCAAACAAGACATCAAGTGCAGACTGCTCAAAGTGCCGtgaatagtcccgaccaagcgcgtttacatatgacgctaaaggagacttttactATCAAGAACAACAGCAGAGGCACACGTGACACATCGTAGATGTTCTAGAAAGCGCTGAAACTCTCTAGCTGCTTCTCCTTCAGCTCTACAAAATGTATGCTTTATGgtttattttacagatattaGTTTTTCTTCATGTTGGTGATGTTTGATAATGATGGCCTGGGGCTACGAGTCATTCATCAAGATCAACCCACCAGTCTCCTGCTGACCTCGCTGGTCAAAGGTTTCAAATGGAAACATCGGAGCAAACACAGACGTGGTCAcagtttggttatgtttagtTAGTTAAGTTTACGAAACAAAGCAAAGGGGGCCcactttgaagaaactaaaatataagacaaattttcagttatttcccaCTTTTACAAGTATATATTTCCACATTTCCacaagggtacaagcggccgaaatgggtttcctcaggaggggggctagcgtctcccttagagatagggtgagaagctcagtcatccgagaggagctcggagaagagccgctgctcctttgctttgaaaggagccagttgaggtggttcgggcatctggtaaggatgcctcctgggcacctccctagggaggtgttccaggcacgtccggCTGGGAGGAGGGCtgtgggaagacccaggactaggtggagagagtatatctccaacctggcctgggaacgcattgggatcccccagttagtgctggttgatgtggctcgggaaagggaagtttggggtcccctactagAGCTGATGCCCCCGCAACCTGaaactggataagcggatgaagatggatggatggatggatatatccacatgtgttcatttatagttttgatgccttcagtgagaatctataATGTAATTAGttatcaaaataaaggaaacgcttTGAAtgaggtgtgtccaaacttttgagctgtactgtatatatcccACTTACAAATATGAATGTATCTTTCTACTGGTATGCTTCCTAGTGATATTAATGCAAAActatgaagaaaaaacaattccacCTGTGCGTGATTAAAATTCTGAAGTGCAAAATAGTTCAGGCTATAGCACAAGTATTTCCATCCATAGAAAAGAATAATTACATCTAACCTCTGAATTTCTTTCCAAAGTGCACCAGATTGACAGCCTGGCTCAGCCCTACTATTtactaaattattattttgattcaGTACACCGTCTGGGGTTGCAATATAGTCTTATAACTGTTAGAGACCAGCTGGTGAATAAAGTATTGGATTTATCAGATAAAGAGGGTTAGAGTGCTGTAGATGTACAGCAAAATGTAAAGAAGGGGCCATGGCAATTGGCCACTACATTAAATAACGACGCTAAATATATATGCACAAAATCTTTGcgaaaagacaagaaaagagcTGGGACATTCAGCTTGTATGCTTAATATGGTAATATTATGataaacaataaagtaaaatagaACTTATATCCATGAGGAATTAAGTTTTCCTTGGGTTGGGGGCTTAAGAAGTATCTACTGTACACTTTAGCATTCACTTTTAACAGCCAAACCATACTTTACTTAACGTCTGCTTTCTGATCTTTCACCTCACACTCCACTGTTATGGGGGGGCCGTTTCAGTAGATTTTCTtactaacattgttgtggaaacacaataagcatggaaactaaatgcacatttcctgcattactgcatcacttcaaatactaagttactcctctagtaaactagtattcacgtaaaataaaacagtacaAAACTGAGTTCAACAGATGCGTTCTGTTGCTGGCGAGGCCTGTGATGTTATGCGTGATGCCGCTGGCTGAGGCTGACGCTGGCGGGGGACCGGGAAGTGTGAAAGCCCGGTGGTTGCCACCTCCGGGGTAGCAACAAATGACGAGGAGAGAGTAGACGGGGATCCTCGCGGCTCTGATTTACCGACCTTGTAGGCTGAGGGGAAGAAGCCTGAGAGCCGCTGGAAGCTGCTGGGAGCCGGGGATCAATCTGTGGAGGAATGGAGACCTGGGCAAAGCCGAGGCATGGTGACCGCAATCGGCGCAGATGAGACACGACGGGATCGGAGTGCTGCGGCGTGACTAAAACATTCAGTTTCGAATAGATGATTGTACGGATTGAAATTGACATCTGGTGAGCTATGCTACAGCTTCGGATCCATGACTGAGAGCGTAGAACGCTGACCCTCTTAcgtcaagcaatcagagacacaagCCTGGCTGCACAGCACGGTATAAgtaggtttgtctggtgatttGAGGTGTGGTTCAGGTGTGGCCCTGCTCCTGAAcctaagttaacaaattaacttcaTATGATGCAGCAAGGCGTGTACCAGGCGACTGATGTCAATGCTTGTTCTAGATGGATTTTGTAATAAACAAATACCTGTTTTCTGAACAAGTGTGATTCCATGGTTGTGTTTTGAAGTTAATTTAGATAAAAAGTATGTATTGCTGTAGTCGGTTGAGACCAACTAGAATATTTGGCAAGACAGCAATGCAAGGTGTTTGACTAATAAGATGGTGGTAAACGTTCACCCACATCCAAAGAGTTACTACTTCCAGTGCTTTCCATGCAACAGATATTGTTCAGTGTAAAGCCACATTATCTGCAAACTTAAACTTCCAGTTATTCATGAAATGCTCTGCTGACTTGCGAGAAAATGGAGCTGGTGACTTGTATTTTGCAGGATATAAATGAATTAAAGCAGTTGTGATGTCAAGGTGATATAAGACaacctttgtcaagtccaagaaCAGGActagacaagaccaagtccaaatgaaagacaaaaaaatagaatCTTCTTTAAGACTACTAGACTAGAATAGTTGAACAATTTCAGTCCAATTTAGGTTGACTCGTGGAATTTGTTCGAATCAATGTTCATCAATCAATTGCTACCAACCTCAGCGTCATACGTGCATCCAGTTCATGTAGTGATTTTGTCAGTCCAGCTACCTTTTCTGCCAGTCCGGTGGTTACACGAAGCAACTCCACCGACTGGGCCCGATGATATCAATCCCCATTTGCGCTTCCACAGTCCGGTCTGAGATGTTCACTCGACTGGTCAGCCCTCAGATGTAAAACCTTCATCCTCTCAATCACTCCATGTAAGCACTCTTTAAGTTCCCCAGACAGCTTGTGGGTAAATTTGCTGGCGGCTGTCTTACCAATTTGTCGGTAGGTCAGGGAGACTCCAAGTCCGATGATCAGGAGCCCAACCAACAGAAATCCAATTATCCAAATATCTTCAACTTCTTCCACAGTGAGAACGTCTAGGCAGACCGCTTGCCAATTCTCCCATGAATGGCGAGCATAGCCTGCAGGGAATGTCCCACTGGCGCAGACAGCCTCCCCCGGTGAAGCATGCTTGGGCGAAAAAGTCTTGTCAATACCCCTGAGTGACCAGTTAATCAATTCCATTTCAAATGTTCCAGGAAAGCAGCAGGCAGGGGAAAAAGAGATAAGAGAAAAAGTTCCACACAACAAGGTAGACGGACTGGAATAGGAGCCAAGCTAAGataagaggggagaggagaaaaaaacaccattgcTCTCGCCAATAGCAGGAAGAAGAGTTGTTtcctcagttagtttttttaaatgatatcagattagtaaacagaatgagcctttggaacattggctgaatggttgctgataataagaaatatagaaattgtattaaatatcagccacccacccagatcagctagAGTTCTGTCTATAATATCACATCATATCATTATTAAAAATGGCGCCGCTGGGGGTGACAAGATGGCGTTGTAGTGTGAGCACCACGTTTGCTCGGCACCTGTGGATTCAGCTGAAATATCCATCTAAAACACGTGTTCACCTGGTAAAAACGTTATAAATGTGAGCGGGAGTAGCTCTATAATGAGCCTGGCTGACTACTTTTTGAAAATGCCTCGTGtcgaatctaaaaaaaatactgttttggAGGACCAACCCAGCGACGCTGCGGGCCCTACTGCTGTAGAACCCGAAAATactaacaaaacaaatgccGCTGCTGAAGTCGCAGAATATGAGAGTGACCTCGTGACGAGTGACGATAGACCCAACTATCCTTATGGCTTTGAGCAAGATAACGGATAACAACAGAAAGTTAATTGACGCCAAAGTCAAAACTGTGCTCGCCGCTATACGGGAACAAACATCTCAGATGCAGGCCCTGGCGACGCGCGTCGGGGATGCTGAGACACGGATCTCGAGCGTGGAAGACACGATTGACACGCTGCAGGCTAAAGTGGTGAAACTTCAGAAACAAACATCCGATATGGCAGATCATATTGCCGACCTGGAGAACCGCAGCCGCAGATGTAATCTTCGATTGGTCGGACTACCCGAGGGCACGGAGGGCAAAAGACCTGGTCGCTTTCATGGAGACGTGGCTCCCCTCCCATCTCAACCTATCAACAAACCCGGGAAGATTAAGGTCGACCGCGCTCACCGTTCCCTAGCACCAAGGCCGGGCCTTAACCAACGCGCCAGACCCATCGTCATGAAACTGCACAACTTTGCAGATAAACAACGAGTGATGGTGGCGGCTCGGCGCCTCGCTATGGAGCCGAACTCCCCATCGGGCAGGATTAAAGTTtcctttttcaatgatttttcgGTGGTGGTGGCCAAGAAACGCAAGGCTTTTGACAAGGTGAAGGTCTCCCTCAGGATGAAAAATGTGGACTAGTCCTTCTTTATCCCGCTATTCTGAAGCTGTCTGTCAACGGCGCAGTGAAGAGATTTGAACCACCGGAGGCAGCCGCGACTTACGTGGAATCGCTGCCCTAAACACCTGAAAACAGCGAATCTAGTGCCTTATGAAACGGTGTGAGTATCAGTGGACCTCTCTTCTGCTACGTATAATAACTAGGTGAACAGTAATGCTCGATTCTGCTCTGCTGTGTGCTTGGCGGACTTTAGTGTGTTTAGGTCTATGAGGAGGCACGCGGTAAGCGCTTGTTGCACCTGCCGGCTCCCGGCGGCAGGCGGGGGGAGAGTTTTCCCTGCATGTTTAGTAGGGTTGTTACCAAACTGttgtttgttaaatgtgttgttgtacagatatttgtatcacttttctttccttctctttgttCATTTACTCAGCTCTTACTCAGTGTATGGTGGTTCACATGTCTTAATATGTTTTGTCTGGATCatcaataatattaatgatGAATAAGTTACGGGTATGCACCTGGAATGTACGGGGTGTCCACAGCCCTATTAAGCGGAGGAAAATAATTACATGCATAAGGAAAGATGATATAGATGTTGCTATGTTACAAGAGACGCATCTGGATGATATAGAGCATTTAAAGTTACAACAAGGGCCATTTGGCCAAGTGTTCTTCTCATCTTTCACATCAAGGAGCAGTGGTGTAGCAGTATTGATAAGGAAGAATCTACCGCTTATAGTGTCTGAATGCGTTAAGGACCCGAGTGGTCGCTATGTGATAATCAAGGGAACTTTGCAAGGTCAGAGTATTGTAATGATGAATGTGTACTTGTGCCGGTgattttttattgatattaaatCCCCTCATTGACAAATTTTCGAATAATAACGTACCCCCCTCTCCTCAGGCCGAGGCGCTCCACGTTCTGTGTGAGGAGCTTGCAGATGCATCCACCCCTCGGGTAAAcgatacacattttttttctcccccacaTAAGTGTCAAACCAGGATTGATTACTTTCTTCTCCCAAAAACCGCCTTACAGTCAGTCTTATCATGCAACATAACCAGTATATTTATCTCTGACCATGCAAGAGTAATTTTGGAACTTAATCTTAAAACAGCGTTATGTCATTCTCGCCACTGGAGACTCAACAACACTTTTCTTAAAGACGAGAAATTTACTTCCAAATTTTTCAGtgaacttaaaatgttttttgaaatgaatgCCCCATCTGCCAGCAATGCCTCAGTCTTGTGGGAAACATGCAAGGCCTATGCCAGAGGGCTAATTATTTCGTACTCTGCAACAAAGAACCGCCAAAGACAGGAGAAACAAAAATCTTTAGAGAATGAATTGGCTGATAAAGAAAAAGTATATATAACCTCTCCATCACCACAACTGTGGCAAGAAACcacaacagatgaaaaaaaatgtgtatcgTTTACCCAAGGGGTGGATGCATCTGCAGGCTTTAAATTGCCTTCTTACCAGGGAAGCagagaagaaaatcaaatacgCAAGACAGAGGTTTTATGAACATGGAGACAAAGCAGGCAAATGCCTGGCATATTATGTGAAAAAACGTGCGGAATCCCAAAATATTGCTGCGATTACAGACAAAGATGGCCACAAggtatacaaaaataaattaataaatatctgTTTTAAGATTTTCTATGAAAACCTCTACTCTTCTGATGTAGAACAGGAGCAAGGGTAGCTCATGGACAATTTCTTTGCCCAAATTGACTTACCACATCTGTCAGAGGAGCATAGAACTGCCCTCAATAGCCCCATAACTAAAACTGAAGTGATTAAAGCTATCAAAGCGTTACAAAATGGGAAATCACCAGGCTCTGATGGATTCTGATCTgaattttacaaacattttcaagATATTCTAACAGATCCTCTTCTTGACATGTTCAACCACTCCTTTACTTCAGGAGTATTCCCACAGACATTGAAGGAGGCTAATATATCTTTAATCTTGAAAAAGGGGAAGTGTTCTGACTTATTCGGATCCTATAGGCCCATAGTTCTTCTAAATGTAGATAGGAAGCTACTGTCTAAGATCCTGGCCACTCGGTTGGAAAAATTCTTGCCGGCATTGGTAAAAGAGGACCAGACAGGTTTTGTTAAGGGGCGGAACTCAGCTTCAAATGTAAGACGTTTGTTGAATACTATCATAGCTTTCAAGCAGGAGTCTGTTAATGGTCTGGTGCTTTCTCTAGATGCAGAAAAGGCTTTCGACCGAATTGAATGGTCTTTCCTGTATACACTGGACAAATTTGGGTTGGGGGAAAATTTTATACAAAGACATAATATGTTAAACTGGGATCAGATATGAATGACACTAAATTGAAATGATTACAACAACTTTGTAAAGGGACCAAGATCTTTTTATACTGACAGTTTTATGTGAAACACAACTACAGTTCACAGCTGATGTTTTTCTATACTTGGTGGGAAAGTGTGGCTGTTCTTTTTTATCAGTGAAACAGAGGCCGAGCAGGCCTGGGATTTCTGTTTGcaacaaaatcaacataaatcACAGAGATGATGCTTTGACAAAACATCgatacataaatacaaagctTTCATAgtgcttttgttgtgttgggTTGAAATGTTTCAAGTCACTATTGATTACCTAGAAACAGTATATGGTTCTTATGactctttctttaaatgcagcAGGATCAGAGAGACCTAATACACAACAAGATAAAGCTGAAGAACAGGCCTTTCAATTGTTGATCATACACAATTTAGACTTAAAGACAGGAAAATATAtcttcactttctgtatttGATATTTCAGTCACTGAACAGCAGcaacatattcattcatttaatcctTAGGTCGAGTCTGATCCTAGTCCCTCCACAGCCTCTCTACAGCATGTTGGTCTCACAGGAGCCAGGCTGCAGTATCTGAAGAGTAACTAtgagtttaactgcttttctaaACCAGGGGTAAAGCAAGGCATAGACCACAGGGTTTAGACAAGAGTTAAATTGACACACTAAGAGAAAAAAGGATGCAGATGAAACATTAATGAAGCTGTCATCTGCGAGAGAGACATGGTAATATGGGCATAAACACATTAGAAAAACAACTACCAGAACACCAAGAGTCCTGGCTGCTTTCAGCTctgatttctttgcctttggagTCCCTGACAACTGGAGTGTGACAGCTGTAATGTCAGAGCGCATGGCACGGGCCTGAGACACAGCCACGGCAAATACTCTCAGGTACAGAGCTACGATGAGAATAACTGGAACAAttaaggacaaaacaagatctATTAGTCCTGTGAAGTAGTCAATGACCAACAAACATTCTCCGAAGCAGGAATTATACCTCCCCGGTTGAGTCAAGTCATATTTAACAATGAGAAAGCTGTAGGAAACAGAATAGagccaacacagacaaacactgagTTTAACTCTGTTCATGGAGATTCTGGTGTTGTAATGCAAAGGGTCACAAATAGCCACATAACGGTCAACTGATATAAGCACTATGTCACCTATTGAGAATGtattaatgatgaatgtaaGATAATaatagagaaaacacacaaagtcaccaaGAAACCAGCAGGATGTTTGTCGGAGAACTTCTCCCAGCATCAGCACGAGGCCCACTAGAAAATCTGAaacagccagagagaggaggaggatgttggtGGGTGTGTGGAGCTGCCTGCAGGTAAAGGGAAAAGTATCACTAAACCAACAACACTGACAGAACAACCCTAACCattattcaaaattaaaaacattataattatatattttcaatttaataatataataatttttcaATCCCCATATCAGCAAGATTAGACTAGAAGATTAGGTTAAATTGACTTGGTTGAAGTCACGGTGGACAGAAAGCAGTGATTAATATTGGTGAAAGAGTAGACATGAACAACAG is a window of Etheostoma cragini isolate CJK2018 chromosome 11, CSU_Ecrag_1.0, whole genome shotgun sequence DNA encoding:
- the LOC117953432 gene encoding trace amine-associated receptor 13c-like; translated protein: MEVENGAELCFPQFPNTSCRKPLSPWPQTLFTYIVCYSISLTTVALNLLIVISISHFRQLHTPTNILLLSLAVSDFLVGLVLMLGEVLRQTSCWFLGDFVCFLYYYLTFIINTFSIGDIVLISVDRYVAICDPLHYNTRISMNRVKLSVCLCWLYSVSYSFLIVKYDLTQPGRYNSCFGECLLVIDYFTGLIDLVLSLIVPVILIVALYLRVFAVAVSQARAMRSDITAVTLQLSGTPKAKKSELKAARTLGVLVVVFLMCLCPYYHVSLADDSFINVSSASFFLLVCQFNSCLNPVVYALLYPWFRKAVKLIVTLQILQPGSCETNML